The Pseudomonas orientalis genome contains a region encoding:
- a CDS encoding serine/threonine protein kinase — protein MLRSLRCAALLGSLFLSASALAVDIDQASYGYPLTNPFEATIATTPPDLRPTLPTDDEINQSDYTLNMRPEREFSLPDNFWAVKKLTYRIAKQDRAAPLIFLIAGTGARFDSSINEYLKKLYYQAGYHVVQLSSPTSFDFISAASRFATPGITQEDAEDMYRVMQAVRAQNASLPVTDFYLTGYSLGALDAAFVSKLDETRRSFNFKKVLLLNPPVNLYTSITNLDKLVQTEVKGINNTTTFYELVLSKLTRYFQQKGYIDLNDALLYDFQQSKQHLTNEQMAMLIGTSFRFSAADIAFTSDLINRRGLIIPPKYPITEGTSLTPFLKRALQCDFDCYLTEQVIPMWRARSDGGSLLQLVDQVSLYALKDYLHASPKIAVMHNADDVILGPGDLGFLRKTFGDRLTVYPLGGHCGNLNYRVNADAMLEFFRG, from the coding sequence ATGCTCCGTTCCTTGCGCTGTGCTGCCTTGCTGGGCAGCCTTTTTTTGAGTGCGTCAGCACTGGCCGTCGATATCGACCAGGCCAGCTATGGCTACCCTTTGACGAACCCGTTCGAAGCGACCATTGCCACCACTCCACCCGATCTTCGGCCCACGTTGCCGACCGACGACGAGATCAATCAATCCGATTACACCTTGAACATGCGTCCCGAGCGCGAGTTCAGCCTGCCGGACAACTTCTGGGCGGTGAAGAAACTCACCTACCGCATCGCCAAGCAGGACCGCGCCGCGCCATTGATCTTTCTGATCGCCGGTACCGGTGCGCGCTTCGACAGCAGCATCAACGAATACCTCAAGAAGCTGTATTACCAGGCCGGCTACCACGTGGTGCAGCTGTCATCGCCGACCAGCTTCGACTTCATCAGCGCCGCATCGCGCTTCGCCACTCCGGGTATCACCCAGGAAGACGCCGAAGACATGTACCGCGTGATGCAGGCCGTGCGTGCGCAGAACGCTTCGTTGCCGGTGACTGATTTCTACCTCACCGGGTACAGCCTGGGCGCCCTGGATGCTGCCTTTGTCAGCAAGCTCGACGAAACCCGTCGCAGCTTCAACTTCAAGAAAGTGCTGCTGCTCAACCCTCCGGTCAACCTCTACACGTCGATCACCAACCTCGACAAGCTGGTCCAGACCGAGGTCAAGGGCATCAACAACACCACCACCTTCTATGAACTGGTGTTGAGCAAGCTGACCCGCTACTTCCAGCAAAAGGGCTACATTGACCTCAATGACGCCCTGCTCTACGACTTCCAACAGTCCAAGCAGCACCTGACCAACGAACAGATGGCCATGCTGATCGGCACCTCGTTCCGTTTCTCGGCTGCCGATATCGCCTTTACTTCGGACCTGATCAACCGCCGCGGCCTGATCATCCCGCCCAAATACCCGATCACCGAAGGCACCAGCCTCACGCCGTTCCTCAAGCGCGCCCTGCAGTGCGACTTCGACTGCTACCTCACCGAACAGGTGATCCCGATGTGGCGCGCCCGTTCCGACGGCGGCAGTCTGCTGCAACTGGTGGACCAGGTGAGCCTGTATGCGCTCAAGGACTACCTGCATGCCAGCCCGAAGATCGCCGTGATGCACAACGCCGACGACGTGATCCTTGGTCCGGGCGACCTGGGTTTCCTGCGTAAAACTTTCGGCGATCGCTTGACCGTCTACCCGCTGGGCGGCCACTGCGGCAACCTCAATTACCGCGTCAACGCCGACGCCATGCTGGAGTTCTTCCGTGGCTAA
- a CDS encoding DUF808 domain-containing protein produces MAGSSLLVLLDDIAAVLDDVALMTKMAAKKTSGVLGDDLALNAQQVSGVRAEREIPVVWAVAKGSFVNKLILVPTALLISAFAPWAVTPLLMLGGAYLCFEGFEKLAHKFLHSKAQDQAEHAQLSEAVADPATDLVAFEKDKIKGAIRTDFILSAEIIAITLGIVADAALTQQVIVLSGIAIVMTAGVYGLVAGIVKLDDLGLWLTQKPGQVARNIGGAILSAAPYMMKSLSVIGTAAMFMVGGGILTHGVPVVHHWIETVSQNSGALAWLMPTLLNAVAGIIAGAVVLVVVSVVGKVWKAFRA; encoded by the coding sequence ATGGCAGGAAGCAGCTTGTTGGTTTTGCTCGACGATATCGCCGCGGTACTCGATGACGTTGCACTGATGACAAAAATGGCGGCGAAGAAGACTTCGGGTGTACTCGGCGATGACCTGGCGCTCAATGCCCAGCAAGTCTCCGGCGTGCGCGCCGAGCGGGAAATTCCCGTGGTGTGGGCGGTGGCCAAGGGCTCGTTCGTCAACAAGTTGATCCTGGTGCCGACCGCACTGTTGATCAGCGCCTTCGCCCCCTGGGCGGTGACGCCACTATTGATGCTGGGCGGCGCCTACCTGTGTTTCGAAGGGTTCGAAAAACTCGCGCACAAATTTCTGCACAGCAAGGCGCAAGACCAGGCCGAACACGCGCAGTTGAGCGAAGCGGTGGCCGACCCGGCGACTGACCTGGTGGCGTTCGAGAAGGACAAGATCAAAGGCGCGATCCGCACCGACTTTATTCTTTCGGCCGAAATCATTGCCATCACCCTCGGCATCGTGGCCGATGCGGCGTTGACGCAGCAGGTGATCGTGCTGTCGGGCATCGCCATCGTCATGACCGCCGGCGTTTACGGGCTGGTGGCGGGTATCGTCAAGCTGGATGACTTGGGGCTGTGGCTGACACAGAAACCGGGCCAAGTGGCACGCAATATCGGCGGCGCCATTCTCAGTGCAGCGCCTTACATGATGAAAAGCCTGTCGGTGATCGGTACGGCGGCGATGTTCATGGTCGGCGGCGGCATCCTCACCCATGGCGTGCCGGTGGTGCATCACTGGATCGAAACCGTGAGCCAGAACAGCGGGGCGCTGGCGTGGTTGATGCCGACGTTGTTGAATGCGGTGGCGGGGATTATTGCAGGGGCTGTGGTGTTGGTCGTGGTCAGCGTGGTCGGCAAGGTTTGGAAAGCGTTCAGGGCATGA
- a CDS encoding GlcG/HbpS family heme-binding protein, producing the protein MSALTLKIATQLASQALAAGRTIAAAPLTIAVLDSGGHLVVLQREDGSSLLRPQIAIGKAWGAIAMGKGSRLLALDAQQRPAFIAALNSLGQGSVVPAPGGVLIRNQDGVVLGAIGISGDTSDIDEQCAITAIEGVGLRADAGVSA; encoded by the coding sequence ATGAGCGCTTTAACCTTGAAGATTGCCACCCAACTGGCCAGCCAGGCCCTCGCTGCGGGCCGCACCATTGCCGCCGCGCCGCTGACCATTGCAGTGCTCGACAGTGGCGGGCACCTGGTCGTCCTGCAGCGCGAAGACGGCTCAAGCCTGCTGCGCCCGCAGATCGCGATCGGCAAAGCCTGGGGCGCGATTGCCATGGGCAAAGGCTCACGCCTGCTGGCGCTGGATGCGCAGCAGCGGCCAGCGTTTATCGCGGCGCTGAACAGCCTGGGGCAGGGCAGTGTGGTGCCGGCGCCGGGTGGGGTGTTGATTCGCAATCAGGACGGCGTGGTGCTGGGGGCGATCGGTATCAGCGGGGATACGTCGGATATTGACGAGCAGTGCGCGATTACGGCGATCGAGGGGGTGGGGTTGAGGGCGGATGCGGGGGTGTCGGCTTAA
- a CDS encoding TetR/AcrR family transcriptional regulator, whose protein sequence is MSSIRERNKEKILRAASEEFADKGFAATKTSDIAAKAGLPKPNVYYYFKSKDNLYREVLESIIEPILAASTPFNPEGDPKEVLSNYIRSKIRISRDLPFASKVFASEIMHGAPHLSAEQVEQLNAQARHNIDCIQSWVERGLIAKIEPNHLMFSIWAATQTYADFDWQISAVTGKAKLDEADYEAAAQTIIRLVLKGCEPD, encoded by the coding sequence ATGAGCAGCATTCGCGAGCGCAACAAAGAAAAGATCCTGCGGGCGGCGAGCGAGGAGTTTGCCGACAAGGGCTTCGCCGCGACCAAAACCAGCGACATCGCCGCCAAGGCCGGGCTGCCCAAGCCCAACGTCTACTATTACTTCAAGTCCAAGGACAACCTCTACCGCGAGGTGCTTGAGAGCATTATCGAGCCGATCCTGGCCGCTTCCACGCCGTTCAACCCCGAGGGCGACCCCAAGGAAGTGTTGAGCAACTATATCCGCTCGAAAATCCGTATCTCCCGCGACTTGCCGTTTGCTTCCAAGGTGTTTGCCAGCGAAATCATGCACGGCGCGCCGCACCTCAGCGCCGAACAGGTCGAACAGCTCAATGCCCAGGCCAGGCACAATATCGACTGCATTCAGAGCTGGGTGGAGCGCGGCCTGATCGCGAAGATCGAGCCTAATCACCTGATGTTCAGTATCTGGGCGGCGACCCAGACCTACGCGGATTTCGACTGGCAGATCTCGGCGGTGACCGGCAAGGCCAAGTTGGATGAGGCCGATTATGAAGCGGCGGCGCAGACGATTATTCGGTTGGTGCTCAAGGGGTGTGAGCCGGACTGA
- a CDS encoding MlaA family lipoprotein, translating into MAKYLLLLAALMCAGVANADNSKAHEPVKVDADGFKEPLTKLKFNAGLDQREFERSSLTALNVYDPLESWNRRVYHFNYRFDQWVFLPVVDGYRYVTPSFLRTGVSNFFNNLGDVPNLLNSLLQLKGHRSLETTGRLLVNTTIGIAGLWDPATAMGLPRQSEDFGQTLGFYGVPGGAYVVLPIFGPSNLRDTGGLLVDYTAESQINFLNVSEVSSNHPEIWALRAVDRRYQTSFRYGQMNSPFEYEKVRYIYTESRKLQIAE; encoded by the coding sequence GTGGCTAAATATCTTCTGCTGCTTGCTGCACTGATGTGCGCAGGCGTGGCCAATGCCGACAACAGCAAGGCCCACGAACCGGTCAAGGTCGATGCCGACGGCTTCAAGGAGCCGCTGACCAAACTCAAGTTCAACGCAGGCCTGGACCAGCGTGAATTCGAACGTTCGTCGCTGACCGCGCTCAACGTGTATGACCCGCTGGAGTCGTGGAACCGCCGCGTTTACCACTTCAACTATCGCTTCGACCAGTGGGTGTTCCTGCCGGTGGTGGACGGTTACCGCTACGTCACCCCAAGCTTCCTGCGCACCGGCGTGAGCAACTTCTTCAACAACCTGGGCGACGTGCCCAACCTGTTGAACAGCCTGCTGCAACTCAAGGGCCATCGCTCCCTGGAGACCACCGGGCGCCTGCTGGTCAACACCACGATCGGCATCGCCGGCCTGTGGGACCCGGCCACCGCCATGGGCTTGCCGCGCCAGAGCGAGGACTTCGGTCAGACCCTGGGTTTCTACGGCGTACCCGGCGGCGCCTATGTGGTGCTGCCGATCTTCGGCCCGTCGAATCTGCGCGACACCGGCGGCCTGCTGGTGGACTACACCGCCGAATCGCAGATCAACTTCCTCAACGTCTCCGAAGTCAGCTCCAACCACCCGGAAATCTGGGCCCTGCGCGCCGTGGACAGGCGCTACCAGACCAGCTTCCGCTATGGGCAGATGAACTCGCCGTTCGAGTATGAAAAGGTGCGCTACATCTACACCGAATCGCGCAAGTTGCAGATTGCCGAGTAA